Genomic segment of Gasterosteus aculeatus chromosome 4, fGasAcu3.hap1.1, whole genome shotgun sequence:
TCTAACTTATCTGAATGGCTGTTTGTTTCACTGAGAGGAAATGTCACTTCTCCCATCAGTCAGCACAGCAGAAAAGCAAAGCAACTGTCCAAAGAATAATGGTCACCTGTAGTGGCCAATTATTTTGTGTTGCAGTTGTAGGCTTCAAACTAAATAACCAGCATTTCAATCATGAAAGTCAACCACGAATCACATACAATAACGTCAATGGCATTAACTATACCATACGCACACCTATACCATACGCATACAGgtaccaggggggggggggcaggaacgagcgacatccaggacgattgacaatgacgcgacaaatgacacaagagacacacggcttagatacactagggaggtggcggaaaactacaaaataagacaggacgtgaaccacaccgtgacaatagcCATTGTCACTTACACAAACCATTATTGTTTGTTGCCTTAAGATGATTTAGTTGCCGTATTAGATTCACAATTGCATTTTAAATGGTGAGTTGTGCCCATGAACAAGAGGTGTAGTGTTTTACATTATCTCACCGCACAAACGCTTTGTGCTGGTGGATGGGAGAGAGCTGGAGGGGAAAGTGGATGAGTTTTAATCCTCTTATTCCCTCTTGGACTCCGGATGGACAGGCTTATGAAACAGTGGCTTTAAAACATTCAACTTACACCCTTAAGATCAGAGGCTTAGATTTCTGGCTCACCACCAAGAGTCTGTTGTGCCTCCTAATTTTACCCTGCGTCAGTCAGGAACTAAACTCCTTTGTCCTTTTTAGCAGCACGGGGCTATTTCCGTTTCTCAAGCGAATGCTCCATCACCGTGATGCATATACGTCCACGCGCAGGGGTCACGTCCCCCACGCAGCCGCGTCCTCTAGATCCCCACATCCGTCGCTTTGGTTCGGACGGGGGGGGAATCCTTCACTGAGTTGCGTCACAAATACGTCAATAAATTCTCATTCACTGACGACCAGGTACCACGATAGCCGCCATATTCGCATCCATGGCAGGGTAGCGGCGCTCTAGGCAAGCGTGTGGTCCAGATAAACAGCATCaaccaccaccccccaccccccagcaGCGACCCCCCCGGACCTCCGATCCCCACAGCGGCCCGCGGCCACACGGCTCGGATCTGGTCATCGAAGCAGGACAGCCGGACTTCCACGGAGGGGAAGACATGCAACGTGGAGCCGGGGTCTAGGACTGCGATGCCGTAGACTTGGAGAGCAATCCTGGCACAAGATGGAGGTAAACAGCGTCTGTAGTGAGGTGAGTTGATAAACGCCCGCTTCGATTAACCGCGTATTTAACATCGTTTGGCTCCGTCCCGTTAAGTTAGCGTGCCCCGCTAGACAGGCTAGAACTTACATTCGCGTCACGACGTGCAGCGCACCGTGATGCATGCTAACGGgctagctaatgctaacagCTGGTTcggtgtttatttttgttgcccCGTTCGGGTTTATTTGTTTGACCGCTGCCCTTTTGCGGGCACGCGGTGCCGCTCGCCGCTCCGCGGAGGCGGCGGGGCTCCGCGTCCAGCGACGCGTGACCCGCTCCGagcttttgttgttatttacacTCCTCGAGAGGAGTTTGCCTCGCAGCTAGCCTAGCTTGTGTAGCATTAGCATTGGAGTTAGCCTGCTAGCTGACAGCCCGCACGCTTGAAACTTTGGGAGACAAGTTTTTATTGAGCCTCCACCGTGTGTTTAATGGAGAGCCGgcgacgtgtttgtgtgtgttcggggCACAGAACGCGTCAGAGGCGTTGCAGTTAATCAAAGTTTAGCAGTAGCTGGGTCGGATTTGGTCAGACAGTCTTCTGAAGTGAGGTCTGGCTTGGCAGCAGCTCAAGTAAAAACAGTGATGCGGATGTTCGCTTTGACCGCCGTTCAACACGTGTAATAACAGtctttcttttatcttttgaaAAAGCTATTCGTCAACACGTAAACTGATATTATATGTGCGTTTAAAACGCATTAGCAGAGCTGCATATTCTGTCCACCGGGATCATAACAAGAAACTCTTTAATATAATGTCACCCGCTGAATTACATGTGAGCTGATTCGCCATCTTTCTGTGAACCCAAaacctttaaatatatatatatatatatatatatatatatatatgtgtgtgtttttctctaaaTGGTGCGTGGTGACAACTGTGGAGAGGCtccgtgtgcgcgtgcacggGCCCCACGTTGAAGTGTCTTCTCATGTGCAGCTAAGCCGGCCCGACAACATAAaccggtgcggttctttcacaCCTCCGGCCCGACGGACTGCAGGCAGATCGCTATTGCCACGTGCATTTATgacctggtcccccccccccccccccccaacaccaccaccaccacccacccaaCGCCCCCATCACACCTCGCTTGTGTTTGGAAGACTTCTACCACTTCATCTTTTGGCAAAGCTGTAGAATGAGCTCCTCTGTGTAGGTGGCATGGAAATATTGAATAATTCATCACCTGTTGGTCTCGGAATATTGAAGTgtctcataataataataatgtctcaTAATGTAATCTTGCCACAAGTTaagcccttaaaaaaaaaaaagaaatcctattTGAAAGCCACCAGGACAGCAGACGCACATAGTGAACACGCATCTCTACACTCCCGCTGTGGGCTGCCGGTCACGCTGGCTCTTTAATGCACTCACCTGTTTAAATTTTAAATGCATGTTATCAAAAGGATTGCGCACCACTCGGTGGCTGTGAGATGAGACCATGTACGAGGTGGCTGATGGCTGAAAAAGACTCTCCCTGGTTGTGCTGCGAGTGTAGGCTGCACGAGCCGCGATGAGCCACAGCTAAAGGTGGGAGTGAAAATGTATGTGTGAATTATGACACAATCACTGTCCTGGCTTCTGAGACGCACCCGGGCTTGCATTTTTATTCCTCTGTGATAAGAGCACACCGGGGCAGATTAAATTTACGTCGTTTACGTCGATGACATCACGCCACGGTGCTACGGCCATCGGCGAGCcaggtcaagtcaagtcattttattttgtatagcccataatcgcaaattacaaatttgcctcagagggctttacagtctgtacacatacaacatcctctgccccgaaacccaccatcggcacaggaaaaactccccaaaaaatgaaaaaacccttacaagagggaaaaaagggaagaaacgtgCATTTTGTTGGCCTCCGTTGTGTGCAGGTACGTGAGTGTATGTTGGTGGCTCCACCTACTGAGTGGGCTCGCGTAGCGCTATgactcatcccccccccccaacgcacCCCCTCTTCCGAGGCTTGATGgaattcaacacacaaacacactggacTGAATACATCATGCGGGCTGAGCTTTGGCACAGAATTGAAATATGCAGACCTGGTTAAACGTTTCAGCGGTCAGTTTGCTGTGCGAATTACTCGCGGTTGCTGAAATATATCTGACATTCCTCTGCTGACAGTGTCACAGTGTCACACATCAAGGCGGCTAAATAAATGTCCAACTGTAGTCCTTTTAAACTAACACGCTATCAGGCCGAAACCCCAGAAGGAGCTGGACCCCCAGTGTCTTCTGAAGAGGTCGAATGCCGCCTGCAGCCCCAACGAACACCAGACTCCGATCCAGTCAGACATGTTGTTTTGCCCTGGCTGGGGATTAAGCTAGAATGCTAATAATGAGGGGCTTTATGGGGACAGGATGAGCGCCGGACAGCTGGTCGGGCTTAGGCCGCACCAACTCCgtactttttttcctttttttttttttgacaacaaaCGAGAGCGTGAGCTGGAAAAGCGAAAGCGGGCCGTCAGCGCATGTGACTCATTGATTTGATCTGTCCTCCGTCATACATGTGGGCGGGCGGCAGCTGCACTCATAGCCCTGCTCagcgaaaaaaacaaaaccaaggaTGAGCAACCTCCGTGAAAGTGTTTTGCTGTCGCCGACTCTGATGAAGCCTCTTGCCTTCGCCGCAGGTCAACGGACATGAGATCATGGACGAGCccatggaggagggagagtcttTCTCACACTGCGTAAGTAAGCGACGGGCCCGCGGGTCGTTTATGGGGACGGACGTGCGGTATTCATCAGATACCGTTTTTGGCGTAGGATGAAGATACGTACGAGGAGATTCCGATCACCCACCACGTGAAGGAAGGCTGCGAGAAAGCGGATCCATCGCAGTTCGAGCTGCTCAAAGTCCTCGGCCAAGGCTCCTTCGGCAAGGTGGGGAAACTGAGCGGACAAAGCTTCCAAAGGTTGTGCCGTTGTTTCTTGTCCTTCTCACGGTCTTCCTTTTCTCTCAGGTGTTTCTGGTCAGGAAGATCTTGGGCCCAGATGCTGGTCAGTTATATGCAATGAAAGTCCTAAAAAAGGCATCCTTGAAAGGTAAAGCAACTTTGTTTTCAGTCTGGATATCCCCAAAGCGCTCTgtcctcacttcctgttttgtctCTACAGTCAGGGACAGAGTTCGCACTAAGATGGAAAGAGACATTTTAGTGGAAGTCAATCATCCCTTCATAGTGAAGCTGCACTACGGTAAGAGAAACTCTTATTTACATGATGCACAGctgattttttatatatatatataaataatcctACAGGTGACATCCCAGTTCCAGCCAGAAACATTATCAGACTTGTGATAAATGGTTATAACAAAAATATTCAACAGTAATTGGTCCTTCGAAGTCAAGTTTATGTTAGATTAGAGTTTAACAGATTTACCGCTTGACTGTGATTGAGCTAATATCTGATGTTATTCTGCTATGATATCAATATCATTCATTGACTTGTTTTCACGTCTCACAGCCTTTCAGACAGAAGGGAAACTGTATTTAATACTGGACTTTCTCAGGGGAGGGGATGTATTCACTCGCCTATCCAAAGAGGTAAGCTCACATCCTGTTGCTCAACATGTCTTTGTACTAAAGTTTATAGTCCATTTGCAACTGTTTGTCTGGAAAGAAAAGTACATCATGTCCATGTCACTCTATTAATAGTATttattggtgtgttttttttggaaaaatgtTAAGCTGACAGCTGCAAATGGACCAGGTGCACATTTACTATGCAGAAAAGGTCATTTCCTAAGAACCTACTCATGAACAGGTTCATTTTCTTGCGTTTTTGGTTTGCTTATTATTCAGATTGAGGCTTGAATTCCTTCCTCCGTttttttggtttagttttttgGGTTGTTGTTGTCAATGTGATGCTTAGCCCGGTCCTCTCTCAAATGCCTTCAATGCGAGATTGTTCCCGAGACAGACCTTGTGTTGGAAGCATGTCTCAGAGCCAAAGCGATAGCTGCCGGCAAATGTCAAAATCAACAGCTTGCCGAGTCGTGTAACGTATTTGAAATGTTGATACTGTGACAATAATAACACtctgttttctctgtttgtggTCACTGAAGCTTGATATtgaagttgtcttttttttttctttctttgctgctgTATATCTCTTTTCTCCTTAGTTCAGAGAGTAAATTTGTCCAGTTCTTATCAGGTTATGTTTACAGAGGAAGATGTGAAATTCTACCTTGCAGAGCTGGCCCTGGCCCTCGACCACTTGCACAGCCTGGGCATAGTTTACAGAGATCTAAAGCCGGAGAAGTAAGGATCCCAGACTTCACCGTCACCTTTTGATCACACAACTGGTTTCAGGCCTTAACTACACCAAACATCTGTCGTCACAGCGACctaaaccaacaaacacactgcTGACTTAAGATATGTTGTAATAGTATTTGAagctcaccccccaccccctccattGAAAACCTGCTTCATGTCTTTCAGCATCTTACTTGATGAAGCTGGACACATAAAGTTAACAGGTATGTTTTTGACTTGAAGCTTTATACCGAATACTTtgcctttttaactttttttattgtataaatgttatttttatattcaaaatCCAATCTAGTTAACGGCCTTTAATTACACTGTTTCATGGTAAATGTCTCCTTTACTCAGAATGGATTCAGAATTCCGTTTTTGTCCTCCGACTTACTCTCCGCAGCGTTTAAGAAGGGGCACACTCACTAGATGTGGCCGCGCGGGCGGCTGTGTGTCTCACCATTTTGCTTTGCATTGCTGTCTCGCAGACTTTGGTTTGAGTAAAGAGTCAGTAGATGCTGATAAGAAGGCTTATTCCTTCTGTGGTACGGTGGAGTATATGGCCCCTGAGGTGGTCAAccggagaggacacacacagagcgcgGACTGGTGGTCTCTGGGAGTGCTTATGGTACACAAACTGCCTTAATCAATAATATTAAAAACTGagcaaaaatttaaaaaaaactccgTTGCTGATATTCCCTTTGGTCTCACCGCAGTTTGAGATGCTAACGGGGACGCTACCATTCCAAGGGAAAGACCGAAATGAAACCATGAACATGATTCTCAAGTGAGCCCCCGTGACACTCAAATGCTTTGCAAGAAACGGCCGCAGCTTGTCGCCGTGTCCGTATCCACCTGCCGCCCTCTGCTCTGCTTTGCCCCCTCCAGGGCAAAGTTGGGAATGCCCCAGTTCCTGAGTTTGGAAGCCCAGAGTTTGCTGAGAATGCTGTTCAAACGTAACCCTGCGAACCGGCTAGGTAAGGGCGCCAGTGAGTGAGTGGAGTgaggtgagtgagtgagtgtgtgtgtgtgtggacctgtTGGACTGAAAGGAAACGGCCCGCGTGTGGGTCTGTACTCGCTTTGCGCCACTCGCTGGCCCTTGTCTACATTTTGGCACCCGCTTAATTCCCATGCTAGGAGAGGAAAAATGTGCGAACGTGTTGTTGACCCTGTGCAAACAATAAAAGCTGCCGTGCCAGGTTAACTGAACCAGAGCGATCCGTGTCTTTAGGGGCCGGGCCCGACGGAGTGGAGGAGATCAAACGGCACGCTTTCTTTTCCACCATCGACTGGAATGtgagcgcacacaaacacacacacgcacacagctactcatttctcacacacacataactctCCAGCTTCTGGTGAGGCTTCACACCTATCAAACGGTTGGCTTGTGAAGTTCTGGCCATCagtgtcgtgtgtgtgtctgggcagAGGGCCAGTTCTCAATGTGTGTGCGATAATAGCGCGGCATGAGTGTTCATGAGCCTGCAGGATGCTGTTGGCTGGCCCGGGCTACAGAAAGCGAGATGGGAGCTGGTTAATCTGGGAAGGGGCCTCCTTGGCAAAACAGCCTGCGGCGGGGTTTAGTttctaactgtgtgtgtgtgtgtgtgtgtgtgtgtgtgtgtgtgtgtgtgtgtgtgcgcgcgcatatGGATTACCTGCAGACACTGTACAGGAGAGAGCTCCAGCCCCCGTTCAAGCCTGCAGCAGGTAAACCAGATGACACCTTCTGCTTTGACCCAGAGTTCACCGCTAAAACGCCTAAAGGTAAGTTCatacccatacacacacacacacacaattcttcTCTTAAAAACAACAGTCACTCCTCCAGCCAGAGAAACTTACAAGAAATGACTCCAAATttgctcaggtgtgtgtgtgttcacctggTTATGACGTGTCTTCTGTACGTGTAGACTCCCCAGGTATCCCCCCCAGTGCGAACGCCCACCAGCTCTTCAAAGGCTTCAGTTTTGTTGCTCCAAACCCGATGGACGAGAACAAGAGCTCCCCGCTGCTCAGCATACTCCCCATAGTCCAGGTATAGCCGTTACGCTGCGAATCTCTGTCACACACTATACACGTTCACCATTAGCATGTCAACTTGTGACCCTCAATTGgtgcacaaaaataaaaaccgaATAATTACCATTTATCTCcgtgatttttttgttttgtttcataatGTTCGTTCAACCTGTAGCTGTTAATGAACATTCATCACTTCACCCCTTTTAGTGATGGATGAAACCTCTTTAGGCCTTCTTGCACTATTCACTGCAAACTTACATCTGGATTTCTGGGTAATTGTAAAGTCACAGTTCTATGTGACGGGTCCACGGCAGAGCTACAACACGTATGAACAGAACCTTTTCTGATTACTATCCACCCGTTTGAATGTTCCTTCCAGATGCACGGGGGCTCGACCAAGTTCTCCGATCTTTacgagctgcaggaggacattGGTGTGGGCTCCTACTCCATTTGTAAACGCTGTGTACACCGAGTCTCTGCCATGGACTACGCTGTGAAGGTAGTAAGTCTTTTTCCTATTCTGCATCAATAGTTGCACCGAGAATGCGTTTGTGGGAAAACCTTTTCATGAAGATATTTGGCTGTATGGTTTtattaagataaaaaaataaatgttttctcaaTTTTCGCAGCAGCTTTAAGTAAACTGGATGACTAGTATGAGTTGTGCGATATTCCTTCATTAGTATCTGTAGAATGCGGGTTCAAAAAAGCTTCCGAACATCAAGACCGTGTGAAATAGTGGGACATTGGTTAAGCAGACCTGCTGCGGTTAGTGCGTCCAACAGAGCAGCAGATGGCAGCAGAGCTGAAGCCACGCCGCTGCCGCTGTCGTCGTCTTGGCAAATTTTCTGCTCTGATTTCCTATTCGGCCCGGGAGACTCTGTAATTTGACGAGCTGCTCAGCCCtgtgtttctttctgtctcagATTATAGACAAAAGTAAGCGGGACCCTTCTGAAGAGATCGAAATCCTGATGCGATACGGACAGCATCCCAACATCATCACGCTGAAAGACGTCAGTAATATTTCGCACCGttagttttggggttttttttgctcccgtacttactgtgtgtgtgtgtgtgtgtgagccaggtGTATGACGAGGGCAGGTATGTCTACCTCGTGACTGAGCTAATGAAGGGAggggagctgctggacaagATCCTCAGGCAGAAGTTCTTCTCTGAGAGAGAGGCCAGTGCTGTGCTCTACACCATCACCAAGACTGTTGACTACCTCCACTGCCAAGGGGTGAGCGGACGCATGCATCCACCCGTGTGAGCACAAGATGAGAATTCGGGGACCACCTCCTCCTGAGATTTTGGCCTCTCCGCTCCTCTCAGGTGGTGCACCGAGACCTGAAGCCCAGTAACATCCTATACATGGATGACTCGGGGAACCCAGACTCCATCAGGATCTGTGACTTTGGATTTGCCAAACAGCTTCGGGGAGGCAACGGCCTGCTCCTCACGCCCTGTTACACCGCCAACTTTGTGGCGCCAGAGGTGAGAAACGACGGGAACGTAAAGTGGCAAATTGCACAGACTTGGCAGCAGAAAGCAGTTTTGTATTTGTAGGTGAGCTCGTATGAGGGAAGAGTAGCGTGTAAAGACAAGTTTCATCAGTCATTTTTTGTATTCCTGTCAGTGTGACTCCCTAAAGGTTTGCCTTTCTTTGTTTGGGTGGTCCAGGTACTTATGCGACAAGGTTATGATGCGGCCTGTGATATATGGAGTCTTGGAGTTCTACTGTATACTATGCTGGCAGGGTAAGACAACACTTGGATGGGAATGATTCATTGTGAAGTGTTTTCAACCAGCCTAAAGC
This window contains:
- the rps6kal gene encoding ribosomal protein S6 kinase alpha-6 isoform X2; the encoded protein is MEVNSVCSEVNGHEIMDEPMEEGESFSHCDEDTYEEIPITHHVKEGCEKADPSQFELLKVLGQGSFGKVFLVRKILGPDAGQLYAMKVLKKASLKVRDRVRTKMERDILVEVNHPFIVKLHYAFQTEGKLYLILDFLRGGDVFTRLSKEVMFTEEDVKFYLAELALALDHLHSLGIVYRDLKPENILLDEAGHIKLTDFGLSKESVDADKKAYSFCGTVEYMAPEVVNRRGHTQSADWWSLGVLMFEMLTGTLPFQGKDRNETMNMILKAKLGMPQFLSLEAQSLLRMLFKRNPANRLGAGPDGVEEIKRHAFFSTIDWNTLYRRELQPPFKPAAGKPDDTFCFDPEFTAKTPKDSPGIPPSANAHQLFKGFSFVAPNPMDENKSSPLLSILPIVQMHGGSTKFSDLYELQEDIGVGSYSICKRCVHRVSAMDYAVKIIDKSKRDPSEEIEILMRYGQHPNIITLKDVYDEGRYVYLVTELMKGGELLDKILRQKFFSEREASAVLYTITKTVDYLHCQGVVHRDLKPSNILYMDDSGNPDSIRICDFGFAKQLRGGNGLLLTPCYTANFVAPEVLMRQGYDAACDIWSLGVLLYTMLAGYTPFANGPNDTPEEILLRIGSGKFSLTGGNWDTVSDTSKDLLSHMLHVDPHQRYTAEQVLKHSWITCRDALPHFQLTRHDAPHLVKGAMAATYSALSQKTSQPVLEPVAASSLAQRRSMKKLTSTDM
- the rps6kal gene encoding ribosomal protein S6 kinase alpha-6 isoform X1, with the translated sequence MEVNSVCSEVNGHEIMDEPMEEGESFSHCDEDTYEEIPITHHVKEGCEKADPSQFELLKVLGQGSFGKVFLVRKILGPDAGQLYAMKVLKKASLKVRDRVRTKMERDILVEVNHPFIVKLHYAFQTEGKLYLILDFLRGGDVFTRLSKEVMFTEEDVKFYLAELALALDHLHSLGIVYRDLKPENILLDEAGHIKLTDFGLSKESVDADKKAYSFCGTVEYMAPEVVNRRGHTQSADWWSLGVLMFEMLTGTLPFQGKDRNETMNMILKAKLGMPQFLSLEAQSLLRMLFKRNPANRLGAGPDGVEEIKRHAFFSTIDWNTLYRRELQPPFKPAAGKPDDTFCFDPEFTAKTPKDSPGIPPSANAHQLFKGFSFVAPNPMDENKSSPLLSILPIVQMHGGSTKFSDLYELQEDIGVGSYSICKRCVHRVSAMDYAVKVIIDKSKRDPSEEIEILMRYGQHPNIITLKDVYDEGRYVYLVTELMKGGELLDKILRQKFFSEREASAVLYTITKTVDYLHCQGVVHRDLKPSNILYMDDSGNPDSIRICDFGFAKQLRGGNGLLLTPCYTANFVAPEVLMRQGYDAACDIWSLGVLLYTMLAGYTPFANGPNDTPEEILLRIGSGKFSLTGGNWDTVSDTSKDLLSHMLHVDPHQRYTAEQVLKHSWITCRDALPHFQLTRHDAPHLVKGAMAATYSALSQKTSQPVLEPVAASSLAQRRSMKKLTSTDM